From a single Miscanthus floridulus cultivar M001 chromosome 8, ASM1932011v1, whole genome shotgun sequence genomic region:
- the LOC136474868 gene encoding heavy metal-associated isoprenylated plant protein 20-like — MGGAMRQLLSFLGAINGRPREKKKKMTLRRRLVQTVELRVRMDCERCEREVKKALSGMRGVQHVEVNRLQQKVTVTGEVDPVAVLRRAQSTGKKAEPWPGPGPQNTAAGYYAQSAAALYGIGAAQLQAHDGRWANPAGYYYYPYQVPVMEAAIGAEQITSLFSDDNPNACSVM; from the exons ATGGGAGGCGCCATGAGGCAGCTGCTTAGCTTTCTGGGAGCGATCAATGGCCGCcccagggagaagaagaagaagatgacgctGCGGCGGCGCCTGGTGCAGACGGTGGAGCTGAGGGTCAGGATGGACTGCGAGCGCTGCGAGCGCGAGGTCAAGAAAGCGCTCTCCGGCATGCGAG GAGTGCAGCATGTGGAGGTGAACAGGCTGCAGCAGAAGGTGACGGTCACTGGCGAGGTGGACCCGGTCGCGGTGCTGCGGAGGGCCCAGTCCACGGGGAAGAAGGCGGAGCCGTGGCCCGGGCCGGGGCCCCAGAACACTGCCGCCGGCTACTACGCCCAGTCGGCCGCGGCCCTCTACGGCATTGGGGCGGCCCAGCTACAGGCCCACGACGGCAGGTGGGCCAACCCAGCTGGCTACTACTACTACCCGTACCAGGTCCCGGTGATGGAGGCGGCCATCGGCGCCGAGCAGATCACCAGCCTGTTCAGCGACGACAACCCCAACGCCTGCTCCGTCATGTGA